One genomic window of Eptesicus fuscus isolate TK198812 chromosome 6, DD_ASM_mEF_20220401, whole genome shotgun sequence includes the following:
- the FGG gene encoding fibrinogen gamma chain — protein sequence MRWSLHPRSLILCFYTLLFLSSTCLAYVATRDNCCILDQRFGSYCPTTCGIADFLGNYQTEVDHDLQSLEDTLGQVQNKTSEAKELIKSIQLIYNPDGPPQPGRIEAATKESKKMLEDIMKFEALIISHESNIRFLKDIYNSNNQKIATLKQKVEQLEAKCQEPCKDTVKIHDITGRDCQDVAHKGGKESGLYFIKPLTTQQQFLVYCEIEKNGNGWTVLQKRLDGSEDFKRNWIQYKEGFGHLSPTGTTEFWLGNEKIHLISTQSAIPYVLRVELEDWSGRISTADYAMFSVGNEADKYRLKYAYFIGGDAGDAFDGYDFGDDPSDKFFTSHNGMQFSTWDNDNDKFDGNCAEQDGSGWWMNKCHAGHLNGVYYQGGTYSKASTPNGYDNGIIWATWKSRWYSMKKTTMKIIPFNRLAVGEGQQHHLGGSKQVSPEHHVEIETE from the exons ATGCGTTGGTCCTTGCACCCCCGGAGTTTAATTCTCTGCTTCTACACTCTTTTATTCCTCTCTTCAACATGCCTAGCA TATGTTGCCACCAGAGACAACTGCTGCATCTTAGATCAAAGATTT GGTAGTTATTGCCCCACTACATGTGGCATCGCAGACTTCCTGGGTAATTACCAAACAGAAGTAGACCATGATCTACAGTCTTTGGAAGACACCTTAGGTCAAGTCCAAAACAAAACATCAGAAGCCAAAGAACTGATCAAATCGATCCAGCTCATCTATAATCCTGATGGCCCACCGCAGCCAG GTAGGATAGAAGCTGCGACGAAGGAGTCTAAGAAAATGTTGGAAGATATCATGAAATTCGAAGCATTGATTATATCACATGAGTCAAATATTCG GTTTTTGAAGGACATATATAATTCAAATAATCAGAAGATCGCTACCTTAAAGCAGAAAGTAGAACAGCTTGAAGCAAAGTGTCAAGAGCCTTGCAAAGACACAGTCAAAATACATGATATCACGGGGAGAG atTGTCAAGATGTTGCCCATAAGGGTGGCAAAGAGAGTGGGCTTTACTTTATCAAACCTCTGACAACTCAGCAGCAGTTCCTAGTCTACtgtgaaattgaaaaaaatggaaatggatgGACTGTGCTTCAGAAG AGGCTTGATGGCAGCGAGGATTTCAAGAGAAACTGGATCCAATACAAAGAAGGGTTTGGACATCTGTCTCCTACGGGCACCACAGAATTTTGGCTGGGGAATGAGAAGATTCATTTGATAAGCACACAGTCTGCCATCCCATATGTATTAAGAGTGGAGTTAGAGGACTGGAGTGGCAGAATCAG TACTGCAGATTATGCCATGTTCAGTGTGGGAAATGAAGCTGACAAATACCGCCTGAAGTATGCCTACTTCATCGGTGGAGATGCTGGAGATGCCTTTGATGGCTATGATTTTGGTGATGATCCTAGTGATAAGTTTTTCACATCCCACAATGGCATGCAGTTCAGTACCTGGGACAATGACAATGATAAGTTTGACGGTAACTGTGCTGAACAGGATGGATCTGGCTGGTGGATGAACAAGTGTCATGCTGGCCATCTCAATGGAGTGTATTACCAAG GTGGCACTTACTCAAAGGCATCTACGCCGAATGGCTATGATAATGGCATCATCTGGGCCACCTGGAAATCTCGGTGGTACTCCATGAAGAAAACCACCATGAAGATAATCCCGTTCAACAGACTGGCCGTGGGAGAAGGGCAGCAGCACCACCTCGGGGGATCCAAACAGGTCAGCCCAGAGCACCACGTTGAGATAGAAACGGAGTAA